In one Candidatus Methylomirabilota bacterium genomic region, the following are encoded:
- a CDS encoding GTP-binding protein: protein MAKAKFDRSKPHVNIGTIGHIDHGKTTLTSAITKVLHTK from the coding sequence ATGGCCAAGGCGAAATTCGATCGGTCGAAGCCGCACGTGAACATAGGGACGATTGGGCACATCGATCACGGGAAGACGACGCTGACCTCCGCGATCACGAAGGTGCTGCACACGAAG